A window of Methanolobus sediminis contains these coding sequences:
- a CDS encoding PD-(D/E)XK nuclease family protein, with the protein MSLFTNLLKLNPNQIPLEDFFTEIFTYLLKSDSDLLSKWIQDFNISNICFNDFFVSTQESFGALDTHFSGSRPDIFIELSNDVENELIFIECKIGSEEGQNQLQRYAEHLDSIKNINKKSLIYITRDFDVKDQDHIFKNCKDCTSLTFKQFRWNQIYQFLSVFNENISNILITETLEFMEENGLSGSNRFTSIDILTIANFPRVRRMMEETMSGAVIDKFISIVGGNKPQHSTALNQLKEQDRYVYFQIQKDKFDIVMGYSMNNSKIDSYPEVSLSINVSPNALERNEIMKVMKQIVSNSDKWSSFNLNETRNWAGIYQSKSIDYFLNQEDHIEAIQNYFLYLLEELEEIKATYPHLKWLV; encoded by the coding sequence ATGTCACTTTTTACAAATTTATTAAAGCTGAATCCAAATCAAATTCCTTTAGAAGACTTTTTTACTGAAATTTTTACATATTTGCTAAAATCAGATAGTGATTTGCTTTCAAAATGGATTCAGGATTTCAACATATCTAACATTTGTTTCAATGATTTTTTTGTAAGTACACAAGAATCATTTGGAGCATTAGATACTCATTTTTCAGGAAGTAGACCTGATATTTTTATTGAATTATCAAATGATGTTGAAAATGAACTTATCTTCATAGAATGTAAAATAGGGTCTGAAGAAGGTCAGAATCAATTGCAGAGATATGCAGAACATTTAGATTCTATAAAAAACATTAATAAAAAATCTCTAATTTACATAACAAGAGATTTTGATGTAAAAGACCAAGATCATATTTTCAAGAATTGTAAAGATTGTACTAGCCTAACGTTTAAGCAATTTAGATGGAATCAAATTTATCAGTTTTTATCAGTATTTAATGAAAATATATCTAATATATTAATTACTGAAACATTGGAATTCATGGAGGAGAATGGTTTGTCAGGAAGCAACCGATTTACAAGCATTGATATTTTAACAATAGCAAACTTCCCACGTGTGAGAAGAATGATGGAAGAAACAATGAGTGGAGCAGTTATTGATAAGTTTATAAGCATTGTCGGTGGGAACAAACCACAACATTCTACAGCTTTAAACCAACTGAAAGAACAAGACAGGTATGTTTATTTTCAGATACAAAAAGATAAATTTGACATTGTAATGGGATATTCAATGAATAACTCAAAGATTGACTCCTATCCAGAAGTTAGTTTATCAATAAACGTTTCGCCTAATGCTTTAGAAAGAAACGAAATAATGAAAGTAATGAAACAAATAGTTTCCAATTCTGACAAATGGAGTAGTTTCAACCTTAACGAAACAAGAAACTGGGCGGGGATTTATCAATCAAAAAGTATTGATTATTTCCTCAATCAAGAAGATCACATTGAAGCTATTCAGAATTATTTCTTATACTTATTAGAGGAATTGGAAGAGATTAAAGCCACTTATCCACATTTGAAATGGCTTGTTTAA
- a CDS encoding nitroreductase family protein — MDFNELTIARYASRKYTDRKIDEETIGQIKEMIRNSPSAVNVQPWMIKIIDDAETKEKLAPHVFGGQTQVPSCSHILILCANIEWDSHIQANIEGMRKAQVPEQNIKYYQMAVDGMFGRISDEERLVESQKNVYIAAAAAIFGAKSLGVDSCIIQGFDVDALSKVLDLPANLTPTLIVTLGYAADSPVPKSRLPEDEIFC, encoded by the coding sequence ATGGATTTTAATGAATTGACTATAGCAAGATATGCCAGCAGAAAATACACTGACAGGAAGATAGATGAAGAGACAATCGGGCAGATCAAGGAAATGATCAGGAACAGTCCTTCAGCTGTTAATGTTCAGCCATGGATGATCAAGATAATAGATGATGCCGAAACAAAAGAAAAACTTGCACCGCATGTATTTGGAGGACAGACTCAGGTTCCAAGCTGTTCACACATTTTAATCTTATGTGCAAATATTGAATGGGACAGCCATATTCAGGCAAATATAGAAGGCATGAGAAAGGCACAGGTTCCGGAACAGAATATCAAATATTACCAGATGGCAGTTGATGGTATGTTTGGTCGTATATCCGATGAAGAGAGACTTGTGGAATCACAGAAAAATGTGTATATAGCAGCAGCAGCAGCCATATTTGGAGCTAAGTCACTGGGTGTTGACTCATGCATAATACAAGGATTTGATGTAGATGCTCTCAGCAAGGTTCTTGATCTGCCAGCAAATCTTACGCCCACATTGATAGTTACTCTGGGTTATGCTGCAGATAGTCCAGTTCCAAAAAGCAGACTTCCTGAAGATGAAATATTCTGTTGA
- a CDS encoding putative immunity protein, whose amino-acid sequence MFSDVEIKLKKKNKILFSRDSQCLQDLIKLIQLQNHRTIVMWALDCAKAPLEQFEAKYPDEHRPRICLELCEDWARGKVKMPIAKKAILDSHAVAKEINDSEYGALCHAIGHAGATVHVETHALGLSFYELTAIVLKYGKDDFPKPVTEKIDYYYDRLLYWEENTDKLGLNWADFLLDDTRPNKEKLLGEKRKLK is encoded by the coding sequence ATGTTTTCAGATGTAGAGATCAAATTAAAGAAGAAAAATAAAATATTGTTTTCTCGCGACAGTCAATGCTTACAAGATTTGATTAAATTAATTCAACTACAAAATCACCGAACCATTGTAATGTGGGCATTGGATTGTGCAAAAGCACCTTTGGAGCAGTTTGAAGCAAAGTATCCTGATGAACACAGACCAAGAATCTGTTTAGAACTTTGTGAGGATTGGGCAAGGGGCAAAGTTAAAATGCCTATTGCAAAAAAGGCAATTTTAGATTCACATGCTGTAGCAAAAGAGATCAATGACAGCGAATATGGTGCTTTGTGTCATGCAATTGGTCATGCCGGAGCCACCGTGCATGTAGAAACACATGCTTTGGGTTTGTCCTTTTATGAATTGACAGCAATAGTCTTAAAATACGGAAAAGATGACTTCCCAAAACCTGTCACGGAAAAGATAGATTATTATTATGACCGTTTGTTATATTGGGAAGAAAACACCGATAAACTTGGACTTAATTGGGCAGATTTTTTATTAGATGACACCCGACCCAACAAAGAAAAATTACTCGGTGAAAAGCGAAAGTTAAAATGA
- a CDS encoding inorganic diphosphatase, giving the protein MTERQVESVIIEIPQGSRNKYEYDKEKKMIKFDRMLYSSMVYPCEYGFFPDTLALDGDPLDAMVMTWEPTFPGCMIDVHPVALFDMEDDKGRDEKILCVPETDPLWNYIETIEQVPPHLLKEITHFFGTYKNLEDKHVKIIGWKGLEEAVHTLQEAKSRYIE; this is encoded by the coding sequence ATGACCGAACGTCAGGTTGAAAGTGTGATAATCGAAATTCCTCAAGGAAGCCGTAACAAATACGAGTATGATAAAGAAAAGAAAATGATAAAATTCGACAGGATGCTTTATTCTTCAATGGTATATCCCTGCGAATATGGTTTTTTCCCCGATACCCTGGCACTTGACGGTGATCCTCTGGATGCCATGGTCATGACATGGGAACCCACGTTTCCCGGATGCATGATAGATGTTCATCCTGTTGCATTGTTTGATATGGAGGACGATAAAGGAAGGGATGAAAAGATACTCTGTGTTCCTGAGACTGATCCTTTGTGGAACTATATTGAAACGATCGAACAGGTTCCTCCTCATTTGTTAAAAGAGATCACTCATTTTTTCGGGACTTATAAGAATCTGGAGGACAAGCATGTGAAGATAATTGGCTGGAAAGGTCTGGAGGAAGCAGTCCATACACTTCAGGAAGCAAAATCCCGATATATCGAGTAA